In one Sphingomonas sp. S1-29 genomic region, the following are encoded:
- the glnA gene encoding type I glutamate--ammonia ligase — MATDAGEILKRMKEEEIEWVDLRFTDPKGKWQHLTMVAGLLGEDELTDGLMFDGSSIAGWKAINESDMTLMPDLDAVYTDPFSATPMLIIFCDVVEPSTGELYARDPRSTAKRAEAYLKNTGIGDTVYVGPEAEFFMFDDVRFENAYNTSYFQIDDIELPTNTGRVYEAGNMGHRPRAKGGYFPVAPVDSAVDIRAEMVSTMIEMGLPCDKHHHEVAAAQHELGLTFGTLTQTADRMQIYKYVVHQVAHAYGKSATFMPKPIKEDNGSGMHTHFSIWNGKEPLFAGNGYAGLSEMCLYFIGGIIKHAKAVNAFTNPSTNSYKRLVPGYEAPVLLAYSARNRSASCRIPYGTGPKSKRVEVRFPDALANPYLAYAALMMAGLDGIQNKIHPGEAMDKNLYDLPPAELAEVPTVCASLREALESLAADHDFLLKGDVFSKEQIESYIELKYEDVARWEMTPSPVEYDMYYSS, encoded by the coding sequence ATGGCCACCGACGCCGGCGAAATTCTGAAGCGGATGAAGGAAGAAGAGATCGAGTGGGTCGATCTGCGCTTCACCGATCCCAAGGGTAAGTGGCAGCATCTGACGATGGTTGCCGGCCTGCTGGGCGAAGACGAGCTGACCGACGGCCTGATGTTCGACGGCTCCTCGATCGCCGGCTGGAAGGCGATCAACGAGAGCGACATGACGCTGATGCCCGATCTGGATGCGGTCTATACCGATCCGTTCTCGGCGACGCCGATGCTGATCATCTTCTGCGACGTCGTCGAGCCCTCGACCGGCGAGCTCTATGCCCGCGATCCGCGCTCGACCGCCAAGCGCGCCGAGGCGTATCTCAAGAACACCGGGATCGGCGACACCGTCTATGTCGGCCCCGAAGCCGAATTCTTCATGTTCGACGACGTCCGGTTCGAGAACGCCTACAACACCAGCTATTTCCAGATCGACGATATCGAGCTGCCGACCAACACCGGTCGGGTGTATGAAGCCGGCAACATGGGCCATCGTCCGCGTGCCAAGGGCGGCTATTTCCCCGTCGCGCCGGTCGACAGCGCGGTCGACATCCGCGCCGAGATGGTCTCGACGATGATCGAGATGGGCCTGCCCTGCGACAAGCATCACCATGAAGTCGCCGCCGCGCAGCACGAGCTTGGCCTGACCTTCGGCACGCTGACGCAGACCGCCGACCGGATGCAGATCTACAAGTATGTCGTGCATCAGGTCGCGCATGCCTATGGCAAGTCGGCGACGTTCATGCCCAAGCCGATCAAGGAAGATAACGGCTCGGGGATGCACACGCATTTCTCGATCTGGAACGGCAAGGAGCCGTTGTTCGCGGGCAATGGCTATGCCGGCCTGTCGGAAATGTGCCTGTATTTCATCGGCGGCATCATCAAGCATGCCAAGGCGGTCAACGCCTTCACCAACCCGTCGACCAACAGCTACAAGCGGCTGGTGCCGGGCTATGAAGCGCCGGTGCTGCTCGCCTATTCGGCGCGCAACCGTTCGGCGTCGTGCCGCATTCCTTATGGCACCGGGCCGAAGTCGAAGCGCGTCGAGGTTCGCTTCCCCGATGCGCTGGCCAACCCCTATCTCGCTTATGCGGCGCTGATGATGGCTGGCCTCGACGGCATCCAGAACAAGATCCATCCGGGCGAAGCGATGGACAAGAATCTGTACGACCTGCCGCCCGCCGAGCTGGCCGAAGTCCCCACCGTCTGCGCGTCGCTGCGCGAGGCACTCGAGAGCCTGGCCGCCGACCACGACTTCCTGCTCAAGGGCGACGTGTTCAGCAAGGAGCAGATCGAGAGCTATATCGAGCTGAAGTACGAGGAC
- a CDS encoding P-II family nitrogen regulator, with protein MKKIEAIIKPFKLDEVKEALHDVGVSGITVTEAKGFGRQKGHTELYRGAEYVVDFLPKVKLEVIVEDGLAERVVEAIAAAAQTGRIGDGKIFVSHVETALRIRTGERNEDAI; from the coding sequence GTGAAAAAGATCGAAGCCATCATCAAGCCGTTCAAGCTCGATGAGGTGAAGGAGGCGCTGCACGACGTCGGCGTATCGGGCATCACCGTGACCGAGGCCAAGGGCTTCGGCCGGCAGAAAGGCCACACCGAACTCTATCGCGGCGCCGAATATGTCGTCGATTTCCTGCCCAAGGTGAAGCTCGAGGTGATCGTCGAGGACGGCCTGGCCGAGCGCGTGGTCGAGGCGATCGCCGCGGCGGCGCAGACCGGGCGGATCGGCGACGGCAAGATCTTCGTCAGCCATGTCGAGACCGCACTGCGCATCCGTACCGGCGAGCGCAACGAAGACGCGATCTAG
- the map gene encoding type I methionyl aminopeptidase — MTNYVTVAPDAPLSRDGAIHLYGADAFEGMRPAGRLAAEILDSIVPLMVPGALTRDIDDAIRVQMLAAGAVPATLGYRGYTHSSCISINHVVCHGIPSERTLKDGDIVNVDVTPLLNGWHGDSSRMYLIGDVPLKARRLVDVTYECLMLGIEQAVPGNHMGDVAHAIQRHAEQHRYGVVRDFCGHGVGRLFHDAPEVVHVGRPGTGPELRPGMIFTIEPMINIGRADVKLLDDGWTAVTRDRSLSAQFEHTIAITETGCEIFTLSPAGMHQPPYA; from the coding sequence ATGACCAATTATGTAACCGTCGCGCCCGACGCGCCGCTGTCGCGCGATGGCGCGATCCATCTGTACGGCGCCGATGCGTTCGAAGGGATGCGTCCCGCCGGGCGGCTCGCCGCCGAAATCCTCGATTCGATCGTGCCGCTGATGGTGCCCGGCGCGCTCACCCGCGACATCGACGATGCGATCCGCGTCCAGATGCTCGCGGCGGGCGCGGTGCCGGCGACGCTTGGCTATCGCGGCTATACGCATAGCAGCTGCATCTCGATCAACCATGTCGTGTGCCACGGCATCCCGTCGGAGCGGACGCTGAAGGACGGCGACATCGTCAATGTCGACGTCACCCCGTTGCTCAATGGCTGGCACGGCGATTCGAGCCGGATGTACCTGATCGGCGACGTGCCGCTGAAGGCGCGGCGGCTGGTCGATGTGACTTATGAATGCCTGATGCTGGGGATCGAACAGGCGGTGCCGGGCAATCACATGGGCGACGTCGCGCATGCGATCCAGCGCCATGCCGAGCAGCATCGCTATGGCGTGGTGCGCGATTTTTGCGGCCATGGCGTGGGGCGACTGTTCCACGACGCCCCCGAGGTCGTCCATGTCGGCCGCCCCGGCACCGGCCCCGAATTGCGCCCCGGGATGATCTTCACGATCGAACCGATGATCAACATCGGCCGCGCCGACGTGAAATTGCTCGACGACGGTTGGACCGCGGTGACGCGCGACCGCAGCCTGTCGGCGCAGTTCGAGCATACGATCGCGATCACCGAGACGGGGTGCGAGATCTTCACGCTGAGCCCGGCGGGGATGCACCAGCCGCCCTACGCCTGA